A window of Exiguobacterium sp. FSL W8-0210 contains these coding sequences:
- a CDS encoding DoxX family membrane protein, producing the protein MKALHIIGISLLTIIRLWLGIQWFIAGIGKYINGFDAKPFLEGALAKSTGEDALVSSWYATWIEQLALPNVGLINVLIPFAELVVGILFILSLLTVPALVVGSIMNLNYLLAGTIALNPLFLAASIVLLAAGRFAYQIGIDHWIMHWYRSSQQPHPLDRIPV; encoded by the coding sequence GTGAAAGCATTACACATCATCGGCATCAGTTTGTTGACGATCATCCGACTCTGGCTCGGAATCCAATGGTTCATCGCCGGGATTGGCAAGTACATCAATGGCTTCGATGCAAAACCGTTTCTCGAAGGAGCGCTCGCGAAGTCAACTGGCGAAGACGCACTCGTCAGTTCGTGGTACGCGACGTGGATCGAGCAACTCGCCTTACCAAACGTCGGGCTGATCAACGTATTGATTCCGTTCGCAGAACTCGTCGTCGGGATCTTGTTTATTCTCAGTCTATTGACGGTTCCTGCACTGGTCGTCGGGAGCATCATGAATCTCAATTACTTACTTGCTGGAACGATTGCGTTAAACCCGTTGTTCTTAGCTGCCTCAATCGTCTTACTTGCTGCAGGACGCTTTGCGTATCAAATCGGTATTGATCATTGGATCATGCACTGGTATCGTTCGTCGCAACAACCACATCCCCTCGACCGGATTCCGGTCTAA
- a CDS encoding peptidoglycan DD-metalloendopeptidase family protein: MKRTITTLAMSALVVSGFAATGTGKVDAATKSTYKVKIKADGLRVRTGPSLKYRIVDGVNSGQTFKYLGHRGNWTKILHKGHKRYVYSGYVKKYRVSGHTAKKASFSTSSNGFSRPTSGPVTQGYGKTSGIFGYTFHNGVDFGAPIGTPVHAAAAGKVVTSSYQGAYGNHVMVKHKVHGISYTTVYAHLSKRSVFVGQTIPKGATIGAVGSTGNSTGAHLHFEIHRGNYVYSGTSAANSINPLAFL, from the coding sequence ATGAAAAGAACAATCACGACACTTGCAATGAGCGCGCTCGTTGTTTCAGGTTTTGCAGCTACGGGTACAGGTAAGGTTGACGCAGCTACGAAATCTACGTACAAAGTAAAAATCAAAGCAGACGGACTTCGCGTTCGTACTGGCCCATCTCTTAAATACCGGATCGTCGACGGCGTCAATTCGGGACAGACTTTCAAATACTTGGGTCATCGCGGAAACTGGACAAAAATTCTTCATAAAGGACATAAGCGTTACGTCTACTCAGGTTATGTGAAAAAATATCGCGTTTCTGGTCATACAGCGAAGAAAGCCTCATTCTCGACTTCATCAAATGGCTTCTCGCGTCCGACAAGCGGTCCAGTAACACAAGGTTATGGAAAAACTAGCGGCATCTTCGGCTACACGTTCCATAACGGCGTCGACTTTGGTGCACCAATCGGAACGCCCGTTCATGCAGCAGCGGCAGGTAAAGTTGTCACATCGTCTTACCAAGGAGCATATGGAAACCATGTCATGGTCAAACATAAAGTGCACGGTATTTCGTACACAACGGTATACGCTCACTTAAGCAAACGCTCTGTCTTCGTCGGTCAAACGATCCCGAAAGGCGCAACGATCGGTGCAGTCGGCAGTACAGGAAACTCGACAGGTGCTCATCTTCACTTCGAAATCCATCGCGGTAACTATGTCTATAGCGGTACTTCTGCAGCAAACAGCATCAATCCACTCGCCTTTTTATAA
- a CDS encoding ATP-binding cassette domain-containing protein translates to MLEVHGLQKKYGKKPVLQGVSFSVPMDQLTCLIGLNGEGKSTILKAIAGLVPVNAGTVLVDGEINRNKIAFVPDIQTMPGYMTVGDALTYMADYYSDWNQETANELMRIFQLLSTDKITDLSKGNQAKVSLILGFALDRPYLLLDEPFAGIDLFTKEQIAGLFSSHFMEGRGILMTTHEIQEIEHLIDRVVFLQDGRIIDEHETEEMRELYGKSVQDRMREVYQR, encoded by the coding sequence ATGCTTGAAGTCCATGGCTTACAAAAGAAATACGGAAAAAAACCGGTTCTTCAAGGAGTCTCGTTCTCGGTTCCGATGGATCAACTAACGTGTCTGATCGGTTTGAACGGTGAGGGGAAATCAACGATCCTGAAGGCAATCGCAGGTCTCGTCCCAGTCAACGCGGGAACAGTTCTCGTCGATGGTGAGATCAATCGAAATAAGATCGCCTTCGTTCCAGATATTCAGACGATGCCCGGTTACATGACGGTCGGTGACGCGCTGACATATATGGCGGATTATTATTCCGATTGGAACCAGGAGACTGCGAATGAATTGATGCGAATTTTCCAGCTACTTTCAACAGATAAGATTACCGACTTATCAAAAGGAAACCAGGCGAAGGTCAGCTTAATTCTTGGATTTGCTCTCGATCGTCCGTACTTATTACTCGACGAACCGTTCGCCGGAATTGATTTGTTTACGAAAGAACAGATTGCAGGATTATTCTCAAGCCACTTCATGGAAGGGCGCGGTATCCTGATGACGACACACGAAATTCAGGAAATCGAGCATTTGATCGACCGGGTCGTCTTCTTACAGGACGGTCGAATCATCGATGAACATGAGACAGAAGAGATGCGAGAACTGTACGGGAAGTCGGTTCAGGACCGGATGCGGGAGGTCTATCAGCGATGA
- a CDS encoding SDR family oxidoreductase has product MREEQFEAMHQEARGQTQEQQPGVEYAMKPEPIYDDPDYVGSGKLTGKVALITGGDSGIGRAVAVAYAKEGANVAIVYLNEGKDAEKTKSLIEGYGVKALKIAKDVSQPENAQEIIDTVIAEFGQLNIVVNNAGKQFPQDDFLSITPDQLKETFETNVFSMFYLIQAALPHLHKEDTIINTSSVTAYRGAPTLIDYSATKGAITTLTRSLASSLIEKGIRVNAVAPGPIWTPLIPATFSKEKVESHGEDTLMKRRGQPSENAPAYVYLASRDSSYITGQTIHINGGDYITS; this is encoded by the coding sequence ATGAGAGAAGAGCAGTTCGAAGCGATGCATCAAGAAGCACGAGGGCAGACGCAGGAACAACAACCCGGTGTCGAGTACGCCATGAAACCAGAACCGATTTACGATGATCCGGACTATGTCGGTTCAGGAAAACTGACGGGGAAGGTCGCGCTGATCACGGGCGGGGATAGTGGAATCGGTCGTGCCGTTGCTGTCGCTTATGCGAAAGAAGGGGCAAATGTCGCGATCGTTTACTTAAATGAGGGGAAAGACGCGGAAAAGACGAAATCGTTGATTGAAGGCTACGGGGTCAAAGCCTTAAAAATCGCAAAAGATGTCAGTCAACCGGAAAATGCACAAGAGATCATCGATACGGTCATTGCAGAATTCGGTCAATTGAACATTGTCGTCAATAATGCAGGGAAACAATTCCCGCAGGATGATTTTCTTTCGATTACACCAGATCAATTGAAGGAAACGTTCGAGACGAATGTCTTTTCGATGTTCTATTTGATTCAAGCGGCGCTTCCGCATCTGCATAAAGAAGATACAATCATCAATACCTCATCGGTGACGGCTTATCGTGGAGCGCCGACGTTGATCGATTACTCGGCGACAAAAGGGGCAATTACGACATTGACGCGCTCACTCGCCTCTAGCTTGATCGAGAAGGGAATCCGCGTTAATGCGGTCGCACCCGGTCCGATCTGGACGCCACTCATTCCGGCGACGTTCTCGAAGGAGAAAGTCGAGTCGCATGGGGAAGACACATTAATGAAACGCCGGGGACAACCGTCGGAAAATGCACCTGCTTATGTCTATCTGGCTTCTCGCGATTCAAGTTACATCACGGGTCAGACGATTCATATCAATGGCGGCGATTACATCACGTCTTAA
- a CDS encoding MFS transporter, with protein sequence MSPTTRLSRRDWLLIATLSLLTFVLGTSEFVIVGILAEISSALDITIATAGTLVSAFAISFAIGTPIVMSLTGHLERRRLILRLLLVWVLLNLASSFAPSYEVLLATRILTAILTGVLISLAMVVASDGVPVAKRGVAVSFIFGGFTLANVLGVPIGTFIGQHAGFAATFWLTTVMGMIAFLAVWKIVPVQQSTGSGSIKEQLGLLANPRILIAFFIPSFGFGATYVVYTYLVPILQTELGIAKTWISPILLAYGVVSIFSNILAGKIASKNPMGRLRFVFVVQAIVLAALYITTASLPLGLFNIALMSLMSILLTTSTQIYLIDLAEKFNPEAKGLAASLMPVASNVGIAFGSALGGIVYANGPMMNTALVGGLVALVAALLTAISHRLDRRS encoded by the coding sequence ATGTCACCTACTACTCGTTTAAGTCGACGCGATTGGCTGTTGATCGCCACGTTGTCGCTCCTGACGTTCGTTCTCGGAACAAGCGAATTCGTCATCGTCGGGATCCTCGCTGAAATCTCCTCAGCCCTTGATATCACGATCGCAACAGCCGGTACGCTCGTCTCGGCATTTGCCATCTCCTTTGCGATTGGTACACCGATTGTCATGTCGCTGACCGGTCACTTGGAACGGCGTCGCCTGATTCTACGTCTGTTACTCGTTTGGGTCTTACTGAACCTTGCCAGTAGTTTTGCTCCAAGTTACGAAGTATTGCTCGCCACCCGCATCCTGACAGCCATCCTGACCGGTGTCTTGATCTCGCTCGCAATGGTCGTCGCAAGCGATGGCGTACCTGTTGCGAAGCGCGGTGTCGCCGTTTCGTTCATTTTCGGTGGTTTTACACTCGCGAACGTCCTTGGTGTTCCGATCGGTACGTTCATCGGTCAACACGCTGGCTTCGCAGCCACGTTTTGGCTGACGACCGTCATGGGAATGATTGCGTTCCTCGCTGTGTGGAAGATCGTTCCCGTCCAGCAATCGACGGGCTCCGGTTCAATCAAGGAGCAGCTTGGATTGCTCGCTAATCCACGGATCCTGATTGCCTTCTTCATTCCGTCGTTCGGCTTCGGGGCAACTTACGTCGTCTACACGTACCTCGTGCCGATCCTGCAAACGGAACTCGGCATCGCGAAGACATGGATTAGTCCGATCCTGCTCGCTTACGGCGTCGTCTCGATCTTCAGTAACATCCTTGCCGGCAAGATCGCTAGCAAAAATCCGATGGGACGCTTACGATTCGTCTTCGTCGTGCAAGCAATCGTCCTTGCTGCGTTATACATCACGACAGCATCCCTTCCGCTTGGTCTGTTCAACATCGCCTTGATGTCGTTGATGTCGATTTTACTGACGACTTCGACACAAATCTACTTGATTGACCTCGCCGAAAAGTTCAACCCGGAAGCAAAAGGACTCGCCGCTTCATTGATGCCGGTTGCGAGTAACGTCGGGATTGCTTTTGGTTCGGCACTCGGTGGCATCGTCTATGCGAACGGTCCGATGATGAACACGGCACTCGTCGGTGGACTAGTCGCGCTCGTCGCCGCTTTATTAACTGCAATCAGTCATCGTCTCGATCGACGGTCATGA
- a CDS encoding glycerol dehydrogenase: protein MSERVFISPSKYVQGKDVIDRLGTYVSPFGEKALVIADDVVWKIVKERVEQSLSGENVSIEKADFSGEASRHEVKRIAEQAKAADVRFVMGVGGGKTLDTAKAVSDELNVSVVIVPTLASTDAPTSALSVIYSDEGIFESYRFYKKNPDLVLVDTKLIAQAPARFFASGIADALATWVEVRSVVAFGGQTMAGGRPTIAAQAIAKRCEEVLFEHGRLAYESVQAQVVTPALEAVVEANTLLSGLGFESGGLAAAHAIHNGFTALDGEIHHLTHGEKVAFGTLVQLALEEHPQEEIERYIALYTDLGLPVTLEDVKLKDASREDIVKVGEAATAEGETIHSGFNVTADEVADAIIAADRYSKAYQAKRKQ from the coding sequence ATGTCAGAACGTGTCTTCATTAGTCCCTCGAAGTATGTCCAAGGAAAGGATGTCATTGACCGGCTCGGTACATATGTGAGCCCGTTCGGTGAAAAAGCGCTCGTCATCGCGGACGATGTCGTCTGGAAAATCGTAAAGGAACGTGTCGAGCAGTCGCTGTCCGGCGAAAACGTCAGCATCGAGAAGGCAGACTTTAGTGGTGAAGCCTCACGGCATGAAGTAAAACGAATCGCTGAGCAAGCAAAAGCAGCGGATGTTCGTTTCGTCATGGGAGTTGGGGGTGGAAAGACGCTCGACACAGCAAAAGCCGTCTCGGATGAGCTGAACGTGTCCGTCGTCATCGTACCGACCCTTGCTTCGACCGATGCACCGACGAGTGCTCTGTCCGTCATCTATTCCGACGAAGGGATTTTCGAAAGCTATCGTTTCTATAAGAAGAATCCCGATCTTGTTCTCGTCGATACGAAACTGATTGCCCAAGCGCCAGCACGTTTCTTTGCGTCCGGAATTGCCGATGCACTCGCGACGTGGGTCGAAGTTCGAAGTGTCGTCGCCTTTGGTGGACAGACGATGGCGGGAGGACGACCGACAATTGCGGCACAAGCGATTGCCAAACGTTGTGAGGAAGTCTTGTTCGAGCACGGGCGTCTGGCGTACGAATCCGTTCAGGCACAAGTCGTCACACCAGCACTCGAAGCCGTCGTCGAAGCGAATACCCTGCTAAGTGGGCTCGGCTTTGAAAGTGGGGGACTAGCAGCGGCGCATGCGATTCATAATGGCTTTACGGCACTTGACGGTGAGATTCACCACCTGACGCATGGAGAAAAGGTCGCCTTTGGTACACTTGTCCAGTTGGCGCTCGAAGAACATCCACAAGAAGAAATCGAGCGCTATATCGCGCTTTACACGGATCTTGGTTTACCGGTGACACTCGAGGACGTCAAGCTAAAGGATGCGTCACGTGAAGATATCGTCAAAGTCGGAGAGGCAGCGACTGCTGAAGGTGAGACGATCCACAGCGGATTCAACGTTACGGCGGACGAAGTCGCAGATGCGATCATCGCAGCCGATCGCTATTCAAAAGCGTATCAAGCAAAACGAAAACAATAA
- a CDS encoding NUDIX hydrolase, producing the protein MRVGNEMDLTFAVNQKKLNIRAVALLIQDGHLLIHRQGEDDFWSLPGGRVQFGESGAKAIERELLEELGQSIEPPVFRFLHENFFNYADHQFHELGMFYEVICREPLPLSTEDFYGPEGEELTYRFVPFDKLDQYTLYPSELSNMLQTNVFPTLLTNDI; encoded by the coding sequence ATGAGAGTAGGTAATGAGATGGATTTGACGTTTGCAGTAAATCAAAAAAAGCTTAACATTCGCGCAGTGGCGCTGTTGATTCAAGATGGACATCTTTTGATCCATCGGCAAGGAGAAGATGATTTTTGGTCATTACCGGGAGGACGGGTACAATTTGGTGAAAGTGGTGCCAAAGCGATTGAACGTGAATTATTAGAAGAATTAGGACAGTCAATCGAGCCACCGGTCTTTCGTTTCCTGCATGAAAATTTCTTTAATTATGCAGACCATCAGTTTCATGAACTGGGGATGTTTTATGAAGTGATATGTCGAGAACCACTACCACTTTCAACGGAAGACTTCTATGGTCCCGAAGGTGAAGAATTGACGTACCGGTTCGTTCCGTTCGATAAACTGGATCAGTATACATTGTATCCAAGCGAACTATCAAACATGCTCCAAACGAATGTATTCCCAACACTGTTGACGAATGACATCTGA
- the brnQ gene encoding branched-chain amino acid transport system II carrier protein, protein MSKTVPTSFIIVIGMMLFALFFGAGNLIFPPMLGQLAGEHVWVANAGFLVTGVGLPLLAILAFAFSGERDLQAMASRVHPAFGIGFSVILYLAIGPFFAIPRAGTVSYEIGIKPFFSESTSHWPLLIFTVFFYTVACLLSLNPTKIVDVVGKVLTPIKITFIGLLIVVAVLHPIGSFQNPLKTYQSNAFFNGFQEGYMTLDALGAFVFGIIIIAAIKEKGVTSKRQLLLICTKASLIAAALLAITYSALAFMGASSVSEIGQLANGAEILSAVSDHYFGEYGAILLGLMITVACMTTSVGLITACAAFFTALVPKISYVKWTIGLSVFSALVANIGLNQLLAVSKPVLMTLYPLAICLIFLTFLHPLFKGKPAVYQGALWMTFLVSLFDGLKTAKINVSAVTKVFDAVLPFASVSLGWVVPAIIGGMIGAIVGKKKAETRSSSRVA, encoded by the coding sequence ATGTCTAAAACTGTTCCAACATCATTTATCATCGTCATCGGCATGATGCTCTTCGCCTTATTCTTCGGGGCAGGAAATCTCATCTTTCCGCCGATGCTCGGACAACTCGCAGGGGAGCATGTCTGGGTCGCCAATGCCGGATTCCTCGTCACCGGTGTCGGTCTACCATTGCTTGCGATTCTTGCATTCGCGTTTTCAGGGGAACGCGATTTACAAGCGATGGCGTCACGCGTTCATCCTGCGTTCGGAATCGGGTTCTCGGTCATTCTGTATCTTGCGATCGGTCCCTTCTTCGCGATTCCTCGTGCCGGAACGGTCTCGTATGAGATCGGCATCAAGCCTTTCTTCAGTGAATCGACGAGCCACTGGCCGTTGCTCATCTTCACGGTCTTCTTCTACACGGTTGCGTGTCTCTTATCATTGAATCCGACGAAAATCGTCGATGTCGTCGGGAAAGTCCTGACACCAATTAAGATCACGTTCATTGGTCTGTTGATCGTCGTCGCTGTCCTGCATCCGATCGGAAGTTTTCAGAATCCTTTGAAGACATATCAGTCGAATGCCTTCTTTAACGGTTTCCAGGAAGGATATATGACGCTCGATGCACTTGGTGCCTTCGTCTTCGGGATCATCATCATCGCAGCGATCAAGGAAAAAGGTGTCACATCGAAGCGACAGTTACTGTTGATTTGTACGAAAGCGTCATTGATTGCAGCAGCCTTGCTAGCAATCACGTATTCGGCACTTGCCTTCATGGGTGCGTCAAGTGTCTCTGAGATCGGACAGCTCGCGAACGGCGCAGAGATTTTGTCTGCTGTGTCGGATCATTACTTCGGTGAGTATGGGGCGATTTTGCTTGGTCTGATGATCACAGTCGCTTGTATGACGACGAGTGTTGGTTTGATCACGGCGTGTGCCGCGTTTTTCACGGCACTCGTCCCAAAAATCTCATACGTCAAATGGACGATTGGTCTATCGGTCTTCAGCGCACTCGTTGCGAACATCGGTCTGAATCAATTACTCGCTGTCTCTAAACCAGTCTTGATGACGCTTTATCCACTCGCGATCTGTCTGATCTTCTTAACGTTCTTGCATCCACTCTTTAAAGGGAAGCCAGCCGTGTATCAAGGGGCGTTATGGATGACGTTCCTCGTCAGCTTGTTTGATGGATTGAAGACAGCAAAAATCAATGTCTCAGCCGTCACGAAAGTGTTTGATGCGGTATTACCGTTTGCTTCTGTCAGTCTCGGTTGGGTCGTTCCAGCTATCATCGGTGGGATGATCGGAGCGATCGTCGGTAAGAAAAAAGCGGAGACACGATCGTCATCACGTGTGGCTTAA
- a CDS encoding GntR family transcriptional regulator — MQFDQRSPVYLQVVRWFKQRIATEELQSGQEIPSRREIAAQLGINPNTAQKAYKEMEEQQLITTERNVPSKITRDPQVVQKVRAEMLEEAVSEFIDAVKAIQIPLDEVVSKIETVYQETERRQIDA; from the coding sequence ATGCAGTTCGACCAAAGAAGTCCGGTGTACCTGCAGGTCGTCCGTTGGTTCAAACAACGAATCGCGACCGAGGAATTGCAAAGCGGGCAAGAGATCCCGTCCCGCCGCGAAATCGCCGCACAGCTCGGAATTAATCCGAATACCGCACAAAAAGCATATAAAGAGATGGAGGAGCAGCAATTGATTACGACAGAACGGAATGTCCCGAGTAAGATTACACGCGATCCACAAGTTGTCCAAAAAGTACGTGCTGAGATGCTGGAAGAAGCCGTCTCTGAATTCATCGATGCCGTCAAAGCGATTCAAATCCCACTCGATGAGGTCGTCTCGAAGATCGAGACGGTGTATCAGGAAACGGAACGGAGGCAGATCGATGCTTGA
- a CDS encoding peptidoglycan DD-metalloendopeptidase family protein produces the protein MHGFWKGVSATAIAVASFASFAIPRADAATTFYKVKVMEDGLRARTGPSTSYGTITSFEKGDTYKYLGRTGNWTKILYGSKKVYVSSIYVKKYSVTRIYKIKVNVDNLRVRSSSSTSSTVVGSVDKGETFRYLGRTGDWIKFLYGGDKRFVHADYVSKYAVLTLTNSSGASKASTSTSKNFATPTSGPITQGYGPSSGAYGYTFHNGIDYGAAKGTPVYATASGKVITSQLKGAYGNYVMVSHTINGSPFISLYAHMNGRSVSVGQTVTQGQKIGTVGETGNAFGTHLHFELHKGSYVYSATSAGSSVNPLDYL, from the coding sequence ATGCATGGTTTTTGGAAAGGTGTTTCAGCGACAGCCATCGCTGTGGCAAGTTTTGCTTCGTTTGCCATCCCACGTGCGGATGCAGCAACGACGTTCTATAAGGTGAAAGTCATGGAGGACGGTTTGCGTGCTCGAACGGGTCCTTCGACATCATACGGTACGATCACGAGCTTTGAAAAAGGTGATACATATAAGTATCTCGGACGGACAGGCAACTGGACGAAAATTCTGTACGGTTCAAAAAAAGTCTATGTTTCTTCTATATATGTTAAAAAATATTCTGTAACACGTATCTATAAGATTAAAGTCAATGTCGACAACCTTCGTGTTCGTAGCAGCAGTTCGACGAGCAGTACAGTCGTCGGAAGTGTCGATAAGGGCGAAACGTTCCGCTACCTCGGTCGTACAGGCGATTGGATCAAGTTCTTATACGGTGGAGATAAACGATTCGTCCATGCGGACTATGTCTCGAAATACGCTGTTTTGACACTGACGAATAGCAGTGGCGCATCAAAAGCGTCAACGTCGACATCAAAGAACTTCGCGACGCCAACGAGCGGTCCGATCACGCAAGGTTATGGACCTTCTAGTGGTGCTTATGGTTACACATTCCATAACGGAATCGATTATGGTGCAGCAAAAGGTACACCAGTCTATGCGACAGCAAGCGGTAAAGTCATTACGTCTCAGCTCAAAGGCGCGTACGGCAACTATGTCATGGTTTCACATACGATCAACGGATCGCCGTTCATCAGTCTGTATGCACATATGAATGGCCGCTCGGTCTCGGTCGGTCAAACCGTCACGCAAGGTCAAAAGATCGGAACAGTTGGCGAGACAGGTAACGCTTTCGGAACACATTTACATTTTGAACTCCATAAAGGATCGTACGTCTACAGCGCAACTTCTGCTGGTAGCAGTGTCAATCCACTCGATTATCTGTAA